One window of Phycisphaerae bacterium genomic DNA carries:
- the rsxC gene encoding electron transport complex subunit RsxC, translating into MTTIATGGLKSFHRGIHPPHRKFTESDPIQLFMPTKELLLPMAQHIGAACTPVVKAGQAVQLGEKIADTDAFVSAPIHASIAGTVGAGTMCLLPAGRRVPALPLKPVAGTPALPADFLQDFLSRDWGGFEPGRYASDEICNAIRAAGIVGQGGATFPTFIKLKKDAKRPVDTVLLNGAECEPYLTADHRLMLECPEAIVVGLQLAMRSSGAERGLICIENNKPDAIETMRKVAAGRPGIDVVVCASKYPMGGERQLIPAVLGRTVPSAPKGLPLDVGVVVVNVATAHTIARAVVKQKPFTHRVVTVTGQGIKKPGNWLVPLGTLLADLFEACGGVTEAAVKVLAGGPMMGPCVPNLNVPIVKGTGGFTVMTAAETARWAETPCIRCGRCIDNCPLHLVPTKIAHAVKHRDYELANRYDLNACCECGCCAFVCPAQIPLPQYIRSGKNQWRILQAKKQSQAKPAAK; encoded by the coding sequence ATGACGACAATTGCCACTGGCGGGTTGAAGAGCTTCCATCGCGGCATTCATCCGCCCCATCGCAAGTTCACCGAGTCCGACCCGATCCAGCTCTTCATGCCGACGAAAGAGCTGCTCCTGCCGATGGCGCAGCACATCGGGGCGGCGTGCACCCCGGTCGTGAAGGCGGGGCAGGCGGTGCAACTCGGCGAGAAGATCGCGGACACCGACGCGTTTGTCTCGGCGCCGATTCACGCCTCGATCGCGGGCACGGTTGGGGCCGGGACGATGTGCCTGCTGCCGGCGGGGCGGCGCGTGCCGGCGCTGCCGTTGAAGCCGGTTGCGGGCACCCCCGCGCTGCCGGCGGATTTCCTGCAGGATTTCCTAAGTCGCGACTGGGGTGGCTTCGAGCCCGGCCGCTACGCATCCGACGAGATCTGCAACGCGATCCGCGCGGCGGGCATTGTCGGGCAAGGCGGCGCGACGTTCCCGACGTTCATCAAATTGAAGAAGGACGCCAAGCGGCCGGTCGATACGGTCCTGTTGAATGGCGCGGAATGCGAGCCGTATCTCACGGCTGACCATCGGCTGATGCTGGAGTGCCCCGAGGCGATCGTGGTTGGCCTGCAGCTCGCGATGCGGTCTTCGGGGGCGGAGCGCGGCCTGATCTGCATCGAAAACAATAAGCCGGACGCGATCGAGACCATGCGCAAGGTCGCGGCCGGCCGGCCGGGGATCGACGTCGTCGTGTGCGCGTCGAAGTACCCCATGGGCGGCGAACGGCAACTGATCCCTGCGGTGCTCGGGCGGACGGTGCCGAGCGCCCCGAAAGGGCTGCCGCTGGATGTGGGTGTCGTGGTCGTCAACGTTGCAACGGCCCACACGATCGCGCGAGCGGTTGTGAAGCAAAAGCCGTTCACGCACCGCGTCGTCACCGTGACCGGCCAGGGTATCAAGAAGCCGGGCAACTGGCTCGTCCCGCTCGGCACGCTGCTCGCCGACCTGTTCGAGGCCTGCGGCGGCGTGACGGAGGCGGCCGTGAAGGTGCTGGCCGGCGGGCCGATGATGGGCCCGTGCGTGCCGAACCTGAACGTACCCATTGTGAAAGGCACGGGCGGTTTCACGGTCATGACGGCGGCGGAAACGGCCCGCTGGGCGGAAACGCCTTGCATCCGTTGCGGGCGCTGCATCGACAACTGCCCGTTGCACCTCGTGCCGACCAAGATTGCGCACGCGGTCAAGCATCGGGACTACGAGTTGGCCAACCGGTACGACCTGAACGCCTGCTGCGAATGCGGCTGCTGTGCGTTTGTGTGCCCGGCGCAGATCCCGCTGCCGCAGTACATCCGCTCGGGCAAGAACCAGTGGCGGATCCTCCAGGCGAAGAAGCAGAGCCAGGCCAAGCCGGCCGCCAAGTGA
- a CDS encoding electron transport complex subunit RsxA — protein MDFGALIGIFIGVVLINNFVFSTFLGICPFLGVSRKVDMAFGMGCAVTFVMTVSGVVTWMIVHWILTPIGSAIGNPEALYFLKYVAFIMVIAAMVQLVEMYLKKFFRSLYTAFGVFLPLITTNCAILGACLLIDMNDVYKASLLKSTVFAFGGGVGFALAITIMAGIREHVQFSDVPQPFRGAGITLLTACILALAFMGFAGIGK, from the coding sequence ATGGACTTCGGCGCACTGATCGGAATCTTCATCGGGGTCGTGCTGATCAACAACTTCGTCTTCTCGACGTTCCTCGGCATCTGCCCGTTCCTGGGCGTGTCCCGCAAGGTGGACATGGCCTTTGGCATGGGCTGCGCGGTAACGTTCGTGATGACCGTGTCCGGCGTCGTGACCTGGATGATCGTGCATTGGATCCTGACGCCGATCGGCAGCGCCATCGGCAATCCGGAGGCCCTGTACTTCCTGAAGTACGTGGCGTTCATCATGGTGATCGCCGCCATGGTGCAGCTCGTCGAGATGTACCTGAAGAAGTTCTTCCGGTCGCTGTACACGGCTTTCGGCGTGTTCCTGCCGCTGATCACGACGAACTGCGCGATCCTGGGCGCCTGCCTGCTGATCGATATGAACGACGTCTACAAGGCCAGCCTGTTGAAGTCGACGGTATTTGCCTTCGGCGGCGGGGTCGGCTTCGCGCTGGCCATCACGATCATGGCCGGCATCCGGGAGCACGTGCAGTTCAGCGACGTCCCCCAACCGTTCCGCGGCGCGGGCATCACGCTGCTGACGGCGTGCATCCTGGCGCTCGCGTTCATGGGTTTTGCCGGGATCGGCAAGTAA
- a CDS encoding FAD:protein FMN transferase, with protein MPLAARIMTSAALLVAGCALSGCTRTTAPARVSRSREIMGTLATLTAVADDEGRAAAAVEAGYARLADVNRLMSDYVAESEIGRLNRLPAGSPVAVAPETFQCVQRAVEFARDSGGAFDVTCRPLVALWRAAGEQQRLPTADELRQVRDLVGTEKLTLDAGAHTITLQRAGMQIDLGGIAKGYALDLAAQAMRQTGAASLLIDVGGDVLALGCAPTGQPWHVGVKHPFTGGLIAVLQISDRAVATSGVQQRFHEIGGKRYSHIVDPRSGQPAEQAPSVTVIARDGITADAWATAFSVLSVAEGKELLAAGAAPGVEVLWITGSAAQPVLDQTPGFAAYMVR; from the coding sequence ATGCCGTTAGCAGCTCGGATCATGACCAGCGCCGCGCTCCTCGTTGCGGGGTGCGCACTCAGCGGTTGCACGCGGACCACGGCACCGGCCCGGGTCAGCCGCTCCCGTGAGATCATGGGCACGCTGGCTACGCTCACGGCGGTCGCCGACGACGAGGGCCGGGCCGCAGCCGCCGTCGAGGCCGGCTATGCTCGCCTCGCGGACGTGAACCGCCTGATGAGCGACTACGTCGCCGAGAGCGAAATCGGACGGCTAAACCGCCTGCCCGCAGGGAGCCCCGTCGCGGTTGCGCCGGAGACGTTCCAGTGCGTGCAGCGCGCCGTCGAGTTCGCGCGGGACAGCGGCGGAGCTTTCGACGTGACGTGCCGCCCGCTCGTAGCGCTCTGGAGGGCCGCCGGCGAGCAGCAGCGCCTGCCGACGGCCGACGAGCTGCGCCAGGTACGCGACCTGGTCGGAACCGAGAAGCTTACGCTCGACGCTGGCGCGCACACGATCACGCTACAGCGCGCCGGCATGCAAATCGACTTGGGTGGGATCGCGAAGGGCTACGCGCTGGATCTCGCGGCCCAGGCGATGCGACAGACCGGCGCTGCCAGCCTGCTCATCGACGTGGGCGGCGATGTGCTGGCGCTCGGGTGCGCGCCCACCGGCCAGCCGTGGCATGTCGGTGTCAAGCACCCTTTCACGGGCGGGCTCATCGCGGTGCTGCAGATCAGTGACCGGGCCGTGGCGACGTCAGGCGTGCAGCAGCGTTTCCACGAGATCGGCGGGAAGCGCTATTCGCACATCGTGGATCCGCGGTCCGGCCAGCCCGCAGAGCAGGCACCCAGCGTGACGGTGATCGCCCGTGACGGGATCACGGCGGATGCGTGGGCGACGGCGTTCAGCGTGCTCAGCGTCGCCGAGGGGAAAGAACTGCTCGCGGCGGGGGCTGCGCCGGGCGTGGAAGTGCTGTGGATCACGGGGTCGGCCGCGCAGCCGGTGCTGGACCAGACGCCGGGGTTCGCGGCCTACATGGTGCGCTAA
- a CDS encoding Gfo/Idh/MocA family oxidoreductase, producing MSRAQPMTRRGFLKRAGLVAVAAPWLVPRTVLGTPARRAPSERVTLGIIGLKKMGREHVRNLLGHGGVQILAVCDVDTTARNEAQHQVEETYGAAQRDGHYTGCAAYNEYERIMERADIDAVVLAVPEHWHAIMAIAACRAGKDVYCEKPLSLTIREAQEMVRVARRYGTVFQTGSQQRSSANFRLACELVRSGRIGEVKTVNVGVGPPSTEIYLPEEPVPPGLDYERWLGPAPWKPYHHLRCGSYYEDGWRRIRDYSGGKMTDWGAHHFDIAQWGLGMDGSGPVEIIPPNGQTGAPLTYRYANGVLVQHGGADGVLFTGTEGKLEVNRDHLTTWPASIRKSPLGPNEVHLYESRGHYEDWLHCIRTRGRPICDVAIGATSVIVCHLGNIAWWLGRTLHWDPARQELVGDDIAARWLDRPKRAPYRL from the coding sequence ATGTCCCGCGCACAACCGATGACGCGACGTGGATTTCTCAAGCGGGCGGGGCTGGTCGCCGTCGCCGCGCCCTGGCTCGTGCCCCGCACCGTGCTTGGTACGCCGGCACGGCGGGCGCCGTCGGAGCGTGTCACGCTCGGCATCATCGGCCTGAAGAAGATGGGCCGCGAGCACGTGCGCAATCTGCTCGGCCACGGCGGCGTGCAAATCCTCGCTGTCTGCGACGTGGACACCACCGCGCGCAACGAGGCGCAGCACCAGGTTGAGGAGACCTATGGCGCCGCACAGCGCGACGGACACTACACGGGCTGTGCCGCGTACAACGAATATGAAAGGATCATGGAGCGCGCCGACATTGACGCGGTCGTGCTCGCCGTCCCGGAGCATTGGCACGCGATCATGGCCATCGCGGCCTGTCGTGCTGGCAAGGATGTGTACTGCGAGAAGCCGTTGTCGCTGACAATCCGCGAGGCGCAGGAGATGGTCCGCGTGGCGCGCCGCTACGGCACGGTGTTCCAGACGGGCAGCCAGCAGCGTTCCAGCGCGAACTTCCGCCTGGCCTGCGAACTGGTGCGTAGCGGCCGGATCGGTGAAGTGAAGACCGTCAACGTCGGCGTGGGGCCGCCCTCGACGGAAATCTACCTGCCGGAAGAGCCGGTGCCGCCCGGGCTAGACTACGAGCGCTGGCTGGGCCCAGCACCCTGGAAGCCCTATCATCACCTGCGCTGCGGGTCGTACTACGAGGATGGCTGGCGGCGGATTCGTGACTACTCGGGCGGGAAGATGACGGACTGGGGCGCGCATCACTTCGACATCGCGCAGTGGGGCCTCGGCATGGACGGCAGCGGGCCGGTCGAGATCATCCCACCGAACGGGCAAACCGGCGCGCCGCTGACCTACCGCTATGCCAACGGCGTACTGGTGCAGCACGGCGGCGCGGATGGCGTGCTCTTCACCGGTACGGAAGGCAAGCTCGAGGTCAATCGCGATCATCTGACGACGTGGCCGGCGAGCATTCGCAAATCGCCGCTCGGGCCAAACGAGGTGCACCTGTACGAGAGTCGCGGGCACTACGAGGACTGGCTGCACTGCATCCGCACGCGCGGGCGGCCGATTTGCGACGTGGCGATCGGCGCGACCTCGGTGATCGTCTGTCACCTCGGCAACATCGCCTGGTGGCTGGGGCGGACGCTGCACTGGGACCCGGCGCGACAGGAACTAGTCGGCGACGACATCGCGGCCCGCTGGCTGGATCGGCCGAAGCGGGCGCCGTATCGGCTGTAG
- a CDS encoding FMN-binding protein yields the protein MQKFVQESWLILVLGIVFAVLLAGAQTTLLPRIQVNQAKALNEAIGEVVPGAVKTETVDLKPTYDRNVFKCFDAQGRFVGWALDMLGNGFADKIRIVAGLAPDCAQLTGLKVIENVETPGLGNKIAEAEWAGQYQGLDAGRPITVQKHPPVAGQNEVRAVTGATISSKAVTDIVNAALARVRPELQQRRQVPADAAGGSN from the coding sequence GTGCAGAAGTTCGTGCAGGAATCCTGGCTGATCCTGGTGCTGGGCATCGTGTTCGCGGTGCTGCTGGCCGGGGCGCAGACCACGCTGCTGCCGCGCATCCAGGTGAACCAGGCGAAGGCGCTGAACGAGGCGATCGGCGAAGTCGTGCCCGGCGCGGTGAAGACCGAGACGGTGGATCTCAAACCGACGTATGACCGCAACGTGTTCAAGTGTTTCGACGCACAGGGCCGGTTCGTGGGCTGGGCGCTTGACATGCTGGGCAACGGCTTCGCGGACAAGATCCGCATCGTGGCCGGGCTCGCGCCCGACTGTGCCCAGCTCACCGGCCTCAAAGTCATCGAGAACGTGGAGACGCCGGGGCTGGGCAACAAGATCGCCGAGGCGGAGTGGGCCGGACAATACCAGGGCCTGGACGCGGGGCGGCCGATCACGGTGCAGAAGCATCCGCCAGTGGCGGGCCAGAACGAGGTGCGCGCGGTGACCGGGGCGACGATTTCGAGCAAGGCGGTGACGGACATCGTCAACGCGGCCCTGGCGCGCGTGCGGCCGGAGCTGCAGCAGCGGCGCCAGGTGCCGGCCGACGCGGCCGGAGGGAGTAATTGA
- a CDS encoding PmoA family protein yields the protein MRIHPRRRGLCVTGLVIAALAAGAVPGAAQVPLPTGDALHIKIDPEFATVSAGARVILRYRYEHDPRPYLQALHTPKGVPLLLEAPTEYAHHRGLMYAATVNGVDFWGEAAKVGKIVHQTIHAGNPRMNAGFMQDLEWRSPEGKPLLAEHRTVWVWGTQPVLDAGAVLFDWRMVLEPAPGVADVELTDDRDAGLGLRIVTAPELDVHFITAQTPTSAESQNATVYAGRWCAYTTNTDGKPVTLALFDHPGNPWPAAWLAAKAPYARLAATLKLHEHPTKLKAGESLRLVYGVAAWDGQIEPAKIESLYQLWLSTSPLRPTSQPASQSATAPAR from the coding sequence ATGCGCATCCATCCGAGACGACGCGGCCTGTGCGTCACCGGCTTGGTCATCGCGGCTCTGGCCGCCGGCGCCGTACCGGGCGCGGCGCAAGTGCCGCTGCCGACGGGCGATGCCCTGCACATCAAGATCGACCCCGAGTTCGCGACCGTGTCCGCGGGGGCGCGGGTGATCTTACGCTACCGGTATGAGCACGATCCGAGGCCCTACCTGCAGGCGCTCCACACGCCCAAGGGCGTGCCACTCCTGCTTGAGGCGCCGACCGAGTACGCGCATCACCGCGGCCTGATGTACGCCGCCACGGTCAACGGCGTGGACTTTTGGGGCGAAGCCGCGAAGGTGGGGAAAATCGTTCACCAGACGATTCACGCCGGCAACCCGCGCATGAACGCCGGCTTCATGCAGGATCTTGAATGGCGCTCGCCGGAGGGCAAGCCCCTGCTGGCCGAGCACCGGACCGTGTGGGTGTGGGGCACCCAACCCGTTCTCGACGCCGGCGCCGTGCTCTTCGATTGGCGCATGGTGCTGGAGCCGGCACCGGGCGTGGCGGATGTGGAACTGACGGACGATCGCGACGCCGGCCTGGGGCTGCGAATCGTGACGGCACCAGAGCTGGACGTGCATTTCATCACCGCGCAGACCCCCACCTCGGCGGAGTCGCAGAACGCGACGGTGTACGCTGGGCGCTGGTGTGCCTACACCACCAACACAGACGGCAAGCCGGTCACCTTGGCGCTCTTCGATCATCCTGGCAATCCCTGGCCGGCCGCCTGGCTGGCCGCGAAAGCGCCATACGCCCGCCTGGCAGCGACGCTCAAGCTGCATGAACATCCCACGAAATTGAAAGCCGGCGAGTCGCTGCGGCTGGTCTACGGCGTCGCCGCCTGGGACGGGCAGATCGAGCCGGCCAAGATTGAGTCGCTGTATCAACTGTGGCTCTCCACGTCGCCGCTGCGACCGACTTCGCAGCCCGCATCGCAGTCGGCGACCGCACCGGCCCGGTAA
- a CDS encoding electron transport complex subunit E, producing MAENNGSNLKQFTDGIVANNPVLVQLLGMCPTLAVSNSVENALVMGAAVIFVLTMSNLVTSLLRNLIQPHVRILIFTLTIATFVTIADLTLKAYVFEVSKKLGPFVPLIIVNCIIIARAEVVASKHGVLRSLVDALGCGLGFTLALCILGAVRELLGTGGITILQDAGWSWHLDPKLFEPHAWVVMIMPPGAFLTLGIVIGIVNHVRSRAAAKGGA from the coding sequence ATGGCGGAAAACAACGGCTCCAACCTGAAGCAGTTCACGGACGGGATTGTCGCGAACAACCCGGTGCTCGTGCAGCTGCTCGGGATGTGCCCGACGCTGGCGGTGAGCAACTCGGTCGAGAACGCGCTGGTGATGGGTGCGGCGGTGATCTTCGTGCTGACGATGAGCAACCTGGTCACGAGCCTGCTGCGGAACCTCATCCAGCCGCACGTGCGGATCCTGATCTTCACGCTGACGATCGCCACGTTCGTCACGATCGCGGACCTCACGCTGAAGGCCTACGTGTTCGAGGTCAGCAAGAAGCTCGGGCCGTTCGTGCCGCTGATCATTGTGAACTGCATCATCATCGCCCGGGCGGAGGTCGTCGCCAGCAAGCACGGCGTGCTGCGGTCGCTTGTCGACGCCCTCGGTTGCGGCCTCGGGTTCACCCTGGCGCTGTGCATCCTGGGCGCTGTGCGTGAGCTGCTGGGCACCGGCGGGATCACGATCCTGCAGGACGCCGGCTGGAGCTGGCACCTCGATCCCAAGCTGTTCGAGCCGCATGCCTGGGTGGTGATGATCATGCCGCCCGGCGCGTTCCTGACGCTGGGCATCGTGATCGGCATCGTGAACCATGTGCGGTCCCGCGCGGCGGCGAAGGGAGGTGCGTGA
- a CDS encoding RnfABCDGE type electron transport complex subunit D: protein MSDAVQASGTPLPVAPQKPEAARGFLVSPAPHLSDSATTRRIMFEVLLALVPLFVVALWNFRLNALWLTLVTTAGCLAAEAVANWMRGRTQSSLGDGSALVTGVILAFSLPPGLRLYQAFIGGVVAIGLGKMVFGGLGQNLFNPAMVGRAFLMVCFPVALTTWMEPGTLRAIGDVDAVTRATPLAAAKYGSDVLASVANLFFGRVAGCVGETSALAALIGGLYLVIRKVADWRPALGMLLAAAVFAFIAAGGAIGHRFQVVEYQLLSGALVFGAFFIATDYVGAPVTPCGRWIFGLGAGVLVMLIRLYGGYPEGVMYAILIMNALTPLIERWTLPTPFGGKVPA from the coding sequence ATGAGCGATGCTGTCCAGGCTTCGGGCACGCCGCTGCCGGTGGCCCCGCAGAAACCGGAAGCCGCGCGCGGCTTTCTCGTCAGTCCGGCGCCGCACCTGTCGGACTCGGCGACCACGCGGCGCATCATGTTCGAGGTCCTGCTCGCGCTGGTGCCGCTGTTTGTCGTCGCGTTGTGGAACTTCAGGCTGAACGCGCTGTGGCTGACGCTGGTCACGACCGCCGGCTGTCTCGCCGCCGAAGCCGTGGCCAACTGGATGCGCGGCCGCACACAGAGCTCGCTGGGCGACGGCTCGGCCCTGGTCACCGGCGTGATTCTCGCGTTCTCGCTGCCGCCCGGCCTGCGCCTGTACCAGGCTTTCATCGGGGGCGTTGTGGCGATCGGGCTGGGCAAGATGGTCTTCGGCGGGCTGGGGCAGAACCTGTTCAACCCCGCGATGGTCGGCCGCGCGTTCCTGATGGTGTGCTTCCCGGTTGCGCTGACGACCTGGATGGAGCCGGGCACCTTGCGGGCGATCGGGGATGTCGACGCGGTCACGCGGGCCACGCCGCTGGCGGCCGCGAAGTACGGCTCGGACGTGCTGGCCAGCGTGGCGAACCTGTTCTTCGGCAGGGTCGCGGGCTGCGTCGGCGAGACCAGCGCGCTCGCGGCGCTGATCGGCGGGCTCTACCTGGTGATCAGAAAGGTCGCCGACTGGCGGCCGGCCCTGGGGATGCTGCTGGCGGCGGCCGTGTTCGCGTTCATCGCGGCGGGCGGCGCCATCGGACACCGCTTCCAGGTGGTTGAATATCAACTCCTCAGCGGCGCCCTGGTGTTTGGCGCGTTTTTCATCGCGACGGACTACGTCGGCGCGCCGGTTACGCCGTGCGGGCGATGGATCTTCGGCCTCGGCGCCGGCGTGCTGGTCATGCTGATTCGCCTGTACGGCGGCTATCCCGAGGGTGTGATGTACGCGATCCTGATCATGAACGCGCTGACCCCGCTGATCGAGCGCTGGACGCTGCCGACGCCGTTCGGCGGCAAGGTGCCCGCGTAG
- a CDS encoding RnfABCDGE type electron transport complex subunit B — MTVLMAGVVLFGLTLVFATLLSVAKEKLRVDEDPRIGQVAEVLPAANCGGCGFAGCADFAKAVVEQRAACDGCPVGGSAVARKVAAVLGIEVVETFPYRPVIHCAARAEDKLGVVEYEGVRTCAEAHIVGVTQACTYGCLGFGDCSKACTFDALHMVAGKPVVNYDKCTGCGACVKACPRSLIEQIPFKQDRMLVVACANKEPARNVKQVCKVGCMGCKACQRLLAEVFEVKDNLAYLNYDKYTGQEDFQPVLDKCPAEVLVQFGKPKPEYAARLAANGAEVAAPVCPPGD; from the coding sequence ATGACCGTCCTGATGGCGGGAGTCGTGCTGTTCGGGCTCACGCTCGTATTCGCGACGCTGCTGAGCGTGGCCAAGGAGAAGCTGCGGGTCGACGAGGACCCGCGCATCGGGCAGGTCGCCGAGGTCCTGCCGGCTGCCAACTGCGGCGGGTGCGGGTTCGCCGGCTGTGCGGACTTCGCCAAGGCCGTCGTGGAACAGCGCGCCGCCTGCGACGGCTGCCCGGTCGGCGGCTCCGCCGTGGCCAGGAAGGTCGCGGCGGTGCTCGGCATCGAAGTCGTCGAGACCTTCCCCTATCGCCCGGTCATTCACTGCGCCGCCCGCGCTGAGGACAAGCTCGGCGTGGTCGAATACGAGGGCGTGCGCACCTGCGCCGAAGCGCACATCGTCGGCGTCACGCAGGCCTGCACGTATGGCTGCCTGGGCTTCGGCGACTGCTCCAAGGCCTGCACGTTCGACGCCCTCCACATGGTCGCCGGCAAGCCGGTCGTCAACTACGACAAGTGCACCGGCTGCGGTGCCTGCGTGAAGGCCTGCCCGCGCAGCCTGATCGAGCAAATTCCCTTCAAGCAGGACCGGATGCTCGTGGTCGCCTGTGCCAACAAGGAGCCGGCCCGCAACGTCAAGCAGGTGTGCAAGGTCGGCTGCATGGGCTGCAAGGCCTGCCAGCGCCTTCTGGCCGAGGTCTTCGAGGTCAAGGACAACCTCGCCTACCTCAACTACGACAAGTACACCGGGCAGGAGGATTTCCAGCCGGTGCTCGACAAGTGCCCGGCCGAGGTGCTCGTGCAGTTCGGCAAGCCGAAGCCAGAATACGCGGCGCGGCTCGCCGCGAACGGCGCCGAGGTGGCAGCCCCCGTCTGCCCTCCCGGCGATTAG
- a CDS encoding NF038122 family metalloprotease, whose amino-acid sequence MIMREWKDRVPLRAERFASVLLIGALSTALALADDARVPELDEGILAPAVVWPSYVIPGEPELSTLYADGSEIVIQTEQRWTLMCGSNPTNISNEDLRAFAEHHAEALRTGPVVIIDTPRPERTTAINIVFSTDGSVPAQAVTALTLVEAYLESLFADPITVTIPLTFQNMGDPSVIGATSPNYVNGVSYTNSKNGLINGMDSDDTLQTWLPTTSTVPVRYNGSTDTITNVSSLSWTRANYRATIGTTTGNAASMTFNTQFSFDYDPSNGISGSTMSFVDVALHETGHALGFVSATDSGTGMQGLDLFRFQRTDGTQDYNPDTLAEFQVRPRLIDYNNPDDDHNTDLISAEYRMSDGDPWQASHFREQTSPWIGLMDPAFSYGETHYPNYFSTADLNVFDAIGYDYPPCEVPQFTQQPANTNVCSGTNAQFTCAVDIPSPGYQWRIGTTNLVDDGVHIFGATTATVTIANVTLADVSDQYNCLVTNLADGCIAASNLVFLGVYSSIEITQQPVDVTISEYQNASFNVIATGSPTITYQWRRNGVNLTNGPNYAGVTSAYMAVLSAEAFHAGFYDCVVTNQCGSVISGVGHLIVNTGYGAGRGDTNCSGSVTFADINPFILALTGGEDQYYPAFPMCHFYNADINSDGMVSFSDINPFVLLLTSSTP is encoded by the coding sequence ATGATCATGCGCGAATGGAAGGACCGTGTGCCGCTGCGCGCCGAGCGGTTTGCGAGCGTTCTGCTGATCGGTGCGCTGAGTACCGCGCTCGCACTCGCGGATGACGCCCGCGTACCTGAACTGGATGAGGGAATACTGGCACCGGCGGTTGTCTGGCCGAGCTACGTCATCCCGGGCGAGCCTGAGCTGAGCACGCTCTACGCCGACGGCAGCGAGATCGTCATCCAGACCGAGCAGCGCTGGACCCTGATGTGCGGCTCCAATCCGACGAATATCTCGAATGAGGACCTGCGGGCTTTCGCCGAGCACCATGCCGAGGCGCTGCGCACGGGGCCTGTGGTGATCATCGACACGCCGCGGCCGGAGCGCACCACCGCCATCAACATTGTGTTCTCGACCGACGGTTCCGTGCCAGCGCAGGCGGTGACGGCGCTCACGCTGGTGGAGGCCTACCTCGAGTCGCTCTTCGCCGATCCGATCACGGTGACGATCCCCCTCACGTTCCAGAACATGGGCGATCCGTCGGTGATCGGGGCCACCTCGCCGAACTACGTGAACGGCGTGTCCTACACGAACTCGAAGAACGGCCTGATTAACGGGATGGACTCGGACGACACACTGCAGACCTGGCTGCCGACCACGAGCACGGTGCCCGTGCGCTACAACGGGTCCACGGACACGATCACGAACGTGTCGTCGCTCAGCTGGACGCGGGCCAACTACCGCGCCACGATCGGCACGACCACCGGCAACGCCGCGTCGATGACGTTCAACACGCAGTTCTCGTTTGACTACGACCCCTCGAACGGCATCAGCGGTAGCACGATGTCCTTTGTCGACGTGGCCCTGCACGAGACCGGCCACGCGCTCGGCTTCGTCTCAGCGACGGACAGCGGCACGGGCATGCAGGGGCTGGACCTCTTCCGTTTCCAGCGCACGGATGGCACGCAGGACTACAACCCGGATACGCTTGCCGAGTTCCAGGTCCGTCCCCGACTGATCGACTACAACAACCCGGATGACGATCACAACACCGACCTCATCTCGGCCGAGTACCGTATGTCGGACGGCGATCCGTGGCAGGCCAGCCACTTCCGCGAGCAGACCAGCCCGTGGATCGGGCTGATGGACCCGGCCTTCAGCTACGGCGAGACGCACTACCCGAACTACTTCTCGACCGCGGACCTGAACGTGTTCGATGCGATCGGCTACGACTACCCGCCGTGTGAGGTGCCGCAGTTCACGCAGCAGCCGGCCAACACGAACGTCTGCTCCGGCACGAACGCGCAGTTTACCTGTGCCGTCGACATCCCCTCGCCGGGCTACCAGTGGCGGATCGGAACCACGAACCTGGTCGATGACGGCGTCCACATCTTCGGGGCCACCACGGCCACCGTGACGATTGCGAACGTGACCCTCGCCGACGTGAGCGACCAGTACAACTGCCTGGTGACGAACCTGGCCGACGGCTGCATCGCGGCCTCGAACTTGGTGTTCCTGGGCGTCTACTCCTCAATCGAAATCACCCAGCAGCCCGTTGACGTCACCATCAGCGAATATCAGAACGCCTCGTTCAACGTGATCGCCACCGGCTCACCGACAATTACCTACCAGTGGCGCCGCAACGGCGTGAACCTCACCAACGGCCCCAACTACGCAGGTGTCACCTCGGCGTACATGGCCGTGCTGAGCGCGGAGGCCTTCCACGCGGGCTTCTACGACTGCGTCGTCACGAACCAGTGCGGGTCGGTGATCAGTGGCGTGGGGCACCTGATCGTCAACACGGGTTATGGGGCCGGCCGGGGCGACACCAACTGCAGCGGCTCGGTGACGTTCGCCGACATCAACCCGTTCATCCTGGCACTCACGGGCGGCGAGGATCAGTATTATCCCGCGTTCCCGATGTGCCACTTCTACAACGCGGACATCAACAGTGACGGCATGGTCAGCTTCTCGGACATCAACCCGTTCGTGCTGCTGCTGACGTCGTCGACCCCGTAA